Proteins encoded within one genomic window of Mycolicibacterium monacense:
- the hisH gene encoding imidazole glycerol phosphate synthase subunit HisH, whose amino-acid sequence MSRKVVILDYGSGNLRSAQRAVERTGAEVEVTADADTALNADGLVVPGVGAFEACMAGLREIGGEKVIAERVAAGRPVLGVCVGMQILFARGVEFGVETAGCGQWPGSVVRLDAPVIPHMGWNVVDAPAGSALFRGIDPDTRFYFVHSYAAQQWEGDPSARLTWATHHVPFLAAVEDGPLSATQFHPEKSGDAGAALLRNWVEEL is encoded by the coding sequence GTGAGCAGGAAAGTCGTCATCCTCGACTACGGCTCGGGCAATCTGCGCTCGGCGCAGCGCGCGGTCGAGCGCACCGGTGCCGAGGTCGAGGTCACCGCCGACGCCGACACCGCGCTGAACGCCGACGGTCTGGTGGTGCCGGGCGTCGGGGCGTTCGAGGCATGTATGGCCGGTCTGCGCGAGATCGGCGGGGAGAAGGTCATCGCCGAGCGGGTCGCCGCGGGGCGACCGGTCCTCGGCGTGTGCGTGGGCATGCAGATCCTCTTCGCGCGCGGCGTCGAATTCGGTGTCGAGACCGCCGGATGCGGGCAATGGCCCGGATCGGTGGTGCGGCTCGACGCGCCGGTGATCCCGCACATGGGCTGGAACGTCGTCGACGCCCCGGCCGGGAGCGCACTGTTCCGCGGAATCGACCCCGACACCCGCTTCTACTTCGTGCACTCCTACGCCGCGCAGCAGTGGGAGGGCGACCCGTCCGCGCGCCTCACCTGGGCGACGCACCACGTCCCGTTCCTCGCCGCCGTCGAGGACGGTCCGCTCTCGGCCACCCAGTTCCACCCGGAGAAGAGCGGTGACGCGGGCGCGGCACTGCTCCGCAACTGGGTCGAGGAGCTCTGA
- the priA gene encoding bifunctional 1-(5-phosphoribosyl)-5-((5-phosphoribosylamino)methylideneamino)imidazole-4-carboxamide isomerase/phosphoribosylanthranilate isomerase PriA, with amino-acid sequence MSEKRPLILLPAVDVVEGRAVRLVQGKAGSETEYGSALDAALGWQRDGAEWIHLVDLDAAFGRGSNRELLADVVGRLDVAVELSGGIRDDESLEAALATGCARVNIGTAALENPQWCAKVVAEFGDKVAVGLDVKIVDDQHRLRGRGWETDGGDLWEVLDRLDSEGCSRYVVTDVTKDGTLQGPNLDLLGRVADRTDAPVIASGGVSSLDDLRAIATLTDRGVEGAIVGKALYAGRFTLPEALAAMGQ; translated from the coding sequence GTGTCCGAGAAAAGACCGTTGATCCTCCTCCCCGCCGTCGATGTCGTCGAAGGCCGTGCCGTGCGCCTGGTACAGGGCAAGGCCGGCAGTGAAACCGAGTACGGGTCGGCGCTCGACGCCGCGCTCGGCTGGCAGCGCGACGGGGCCGAGTGGATCCATCTGGTGGATCTCGACGCCGCGTTCGGGCGGGGGTCGAACCGCGAACTGCTCGCCGACGTCGTGGGCCGCCTCGATGTGGCGGTCGAACTGTCCGGCGGCATCCGTGACGACGAGTCGCTCGAGGCGGCGCTGGCCACCGGATGCGCCCGGGTCAACATCGGCACCGCCGCGCTGGAGAACCCGCAGTGGTGCGCGAAAGTCGTCGCCGAGTTCGGCGACAAGGTGGCAGTGGGCCTCGACGTCAAGATCGTCGACGATCAGCACCGCCTGCGCGGACGGGGTTGGGAGACCGACGGCGGGGACCTGTGGGAGGTGCTCGACCGCCTCGACTCCGAAGGCTGCTCGCGCTACGTCGTCACCGACGTGACCAAGGACGGCACCCTTCAGGGACCGAACCTCGATCTGCTCGGCCGCGTCGCCGACCGCACCGACGCGCCGGTGATCGCCTCCGGCGGGGTGTCCAGCCTCGACGATCTGCGCGCGATCGCCACGTTGACCGACCGTGGCGTCGAGGGTGCGATCGTCGGCAAAGCGCTGTACGCCGGGCGCTTCACGCTGCCCGAGGCGCTGGCAGCGATGGGGCAGTAG
- a CDS encoding inositol monophosphatase family protein, with amino-acid sequence MALDETDLQGLVDEAAAILDAASEPFISGHRADSAVQKKGNDFATEVDLKIERQVVDALTAATGIEVHGEEYGGADIDSPLVWVLDPIDGTFNYAAGLPTAAILLGLLRDGEPVAGLTWLPFMSQRYTAVVGKPLYVNGVEQPALQPGALSDCVVGTGTFNIDSRGRFPGRWRMALLENLSRKCNRIRMHGATGLDLAYAAGGALGGAISFGHHIWDHAAGVALVRAAGGVVTDLAGAEWTPDSKSVLAGSPQVHGEILEIVASVGAPEEF; translated from the coding sequence ATGGCACTGGACGAGACCGACCTGCAGGGTCTGGTCGACGAGGCCGCGGCGATACTCGACGCCGCGTCCGAACCCTTCATCAGCGGGCACCGCGCCGATTCGGCGGTGCAGAAGAAGGGCAACGACTTCGCCACCGAGGTCGACCTGAAGATCGAACGGCAGGTCGTCGATGCGCTCACCGCGGCCACCGGTATCGAGGTGCACGGTGAGGAGTACGGCGGCGCGGACATCGACTCACCGCTGGTTTGGGTGCTCGACCCCATCGACGGGACGTTCAACTACGCGGCCGGACTGCCCACCGCTGCGATCCTGCTCGGTCTGCTGCGCGACGGGGAGCCCGTCGCCGGCCTGACGTGGCTGCCGTTCATGTCCCAGCGTTACACCGCCGTGGTCGGAAAGCCGTTGTACGTCAACGGGGTTGAACAGCCTGCACTGCAGCCCGGTGCGTTGTCGGACTGTGTCGTGGGGACCGGGACGTTCAACATCGACTCGCGTGGGCGCTTCCCAGGGCGCTGGCGGATGGCGCTGCTGGAGAACCTGAGCAGAAAGTGCAACCGGATCCGGATGCACGGCGCCACCGGACTCGACCTCGCCTACGCCGCCGGCGGTGCGCTCGGCGGGGCGATCAGCTTCGGCCACCACATCTGGGATCACGCCGCCGGTGTCGCGTTGGTGCGGGCCGCCGGTGGTGTGGTCACCGACCTGGCCGGGGCGGAGTGGACCCCGGATTCGAAGTCGGTGCTGGCCGGCTCCCCGCAGGTGCACGGTGAGATCCTCGAGATCGTGGCGTCGGTCGGCGCCCCGGAGGAGTTCTGA
- the hisF gene encoding imidazole glycerol phosphate synthase subunit HisF encodes MAADRGLAVRVIPCLDVDAGRVVKGVNFENLRDAGDPVELAAVYDAEGADELTFLDVTASSSGRSTMLDVVRRTAEQVFIPLTVGGGVRAVADVDALLRAGADKVSVNTAAIARPELLAELARQFGSQCIVLSVDARTVPQGEQPTPSGWEVTTHGGRRGTGIDAVEWATRGAELGVGEILLNSMDFDGTKAGFDLPMLRAVRGAVTVPVIASGGAGAVEHFAPAVHAGADAVLAASVFHFKELTIGQVKAAMAAEGITVR; translated from the coding sequence ATGGCCGCCGACAGAGGACTCGCGGTCCGCGTGATCCCGTGCCTCGACGTCGACGCCGGCCGCGTGGTCAAGGGCGTGAACTTCGAGAACCTGCGCGACGCCGGTGATCCGGTCGAACTCGCCGCCGTCTATGACGCCGAGGGTGCCGACGAGTTGACGTTCCTCGACGTCACCGCATCGTCGTCCGGTCGCTCCACGATGCTCGACGTGGTGCGCCGCACCGCAGAACAGGTCTTCATCCCGTTGACCGTCGGCGGCGGGGTCCGCGCGGTCGCCGACGTCGACGCGTTGCTGCGGGCCGGTGCGGACAAGGTGTCGGTGAACACCGCGGCCATCGCCCGCCCGGAACTGCTGGCCGAACTCGCCCGTCAGTTCGGCTCCCAGTGCATCGTGTTGTCGGTGGACGCCAGAACCGTGCCGCAGGGTGAACAGCCCACCCCGTCCGGGTGGGAGGTGACCACCCACGGTGGTCGTCGCGGCACCGGGATCGACGCGGTCGAATGGGCAACGCGCGGAGCCGAACTCGGCGTCGGGGAGATCCTGCTGAACTCGATGGACTTCGACGGCACCAAGGCCGGGTTCGACCTGCCGATGCTGCGCGCGGTCCGCGGTGCGGTCACCGTGCCCGTGATCGCCAGCGGCGGGGCCGGTGCGGTCGAGCATTTCGCCCCCGCCGTCCACGCCGGCGCCGACGCCGTGTTGGCGGCCAGCGTCTTCCACTTCAAGGAACTCACGATCGGTCAGGTCAAGGCGGCGATGGCGGCAGAAGGGATCACGGTGCGGTAG
- the hisI gene encoding phosphoribosyl-AMP cyclohydrolase produces the protein MALDPEIASRLKRNADGLFTAVAQERGTGQVLMVAWMDDIALDRTMRTRNATYWSRSRGEHWVKGETSGHTQHVHSVRLDCDGDTVLLEVEQTGPACHTGTHTCFDADVLLAPEA, from the coding sequence GTGGCTCTCGATCCGGAGATCGCCTCGCGGCTCAAACGCAACGCCGACGGTCTGTTCACCGCCGTCGCGCAGGAACGCGGCACCGGTCAGGTGCTGATGGTGGCGTGGATGGACGACATCGCGCTGGACCGCACGATGCGGACCCGTAACGCCACCTACTGGTCGCGCTCGCGCGGTGAGCACTGGGTCAAGGGCGAGACGTCGGGCCACACGCAGCACGTGCACTCGGTGCGCCTGGACTGCGACGGCGACACCGTCCTGCTCGAGGTGGAGCAGACCGGTCCGGCCTGCCACACCGGCACACACACCTGCTTCGACGCCGACGTGCTGTTGGCCCCGGAGGCTTAA
- a CDS encoding alpha/beta hydrolase, with translation MKRSAAAVIGGATAAVAAGRYLLAREALSAVARDLRSPVLPYVAAPSSRRSMLVTRAFTRLPTPAGDGVTVTESRVGETAVRVVITAPAGGGTSRPAVMWIYSGGFVVGSPQLERFITGQIARELGATVVSPDYRLAPEHAVPAALDDCMATLRWMRTNADRLGIDADRIVVGGASAGGGLAATVAQRSLDEGCPLRGQALAYPMLDDRSVLRADHGGRGRFVWTPASNRFGWTAYLGHPPDTSEAPAYAAAARRSELSGLAPAWIGVGQLDLLHDDCVSYAERLESSGVPCELITVPGMYHAADAIAARALSMQTFRASMLNFMRARLS, from the coding sequence GTGAAGAGGTCGGCGGCGGCCGTCATCGGCGGGGCCACGGCTGCGGTCGCGGCCGGGCGGTATCTCTTGGCACGAGAAGCGCTGAGTGCCGTTGCACGCGATCTGCGGAGCCCGGTCCTGCCGTACGTCGCCGCGCCGTCGAGCCGGCGATCGATGTTGGTGACGCGCGCGTTCACGCGGCTGCCCACTCCGGCCGGTGACGGTGTCACGGTGACGGAGTCACGAGTCGGTGAAACTGCGGTGCGCGTCGTGATCACCGCTCCGGCCGGAGGCGGTACGTCACGGCCCGCGGTGATGTGGATTTACAGCGGCGGGTTCGTCGTCGGCTCGCCGCAACTGGAGCGGTTCATCACGGGCCAGATCGCACGCGAACTCGGTGCCACCGTGGTCTCGCCGGACTATCGACTGGCGCCTGAACACGCTGTCCCAGCCGCGCTCGACGACTGCATGGCGACGTTGAGGTGGATGCGCACCAACGCCGACCGGCTCGGTATCGACGCCGACCGGATCGTGGTCGGCGGCGCGAGCGCCGGGGGTGGTCTGGCGGCGACGGTCGCCCAGCGCAGCCTCGACGAAGGATGTCCGCTGCGCGGGCAGGCGCTCGCGTATCCCATGCTCGACGACCGCAGTGTGCTTCGCGCCGACCATGGCGGCCGTGGGCGATTCGTGTGGACACCCGCGTCCAACCGCTTCGGCTGGACCGCCTATCTCGGACATCCGCCCGACACCTCGGAGGCGCCCGCCTATGCCGCGGCGGCTCGCAGGTCAGAACTCAGTGGTCTGGCGCCCGCGTGGATCGGCGTCGGCCAGCTCGACCTGCTTCACGACGACTGCGTCTCCTACGCCGAGCGCCTCGAATCCAGCGGCGTGCCATGCGAACTCATCACGGTCCCTGGCATGTATCACGCCGCCGACGCGATCGCGGCACGGGCACTGTCCATGCAGACCTTTCGCGCCAGCATGCTGAACTTCATGCGCGCGCGACTGTCCTAG
- a CDS encoding peroxiredoxin, translated as MERGDRVEDFELPDQTGTVRSLTGLLADGPVVLFFYPAAMTPGCTKEACHFRDLAAEFAALGASRVGISTDTVDKQARFADTQRFDYPLLSDADGAVARQFGVKRGLLGKLMPVKRTTFVIDTDRTVLEVFSSELNMEAHADKALKVLRERQSA; from the coding sequence ATGGAACGCGGTGATCGAGTCGAGGATTTCGAACTGCCCGACCAGACGGGCACGGTGCGCAGCCTGACAGGTTTGCTGGCCGACGGGCCGGTGGTCTTGTTCTTCTACCCGGCGGCGATGACGCCCGGGTGCACGAAGGAAGCCTGCCACTTCCGCGACCTCGCGGCCGAGTTCGCCGCGCTCGGAGCGTCCCGCGTCGGGATCAGCACCGACACCGTCGACAAGCAGGCCCGGTTCGCCGACACCCAACGATTCGACTATCCGTTGCTGTCCGACGCAGACGGTGCGGTCGCGCGGCAGTTCGGCGTCAAGCGGGGCCTGTTGGGCAAGTTGATGCCGGTCAAGCGCACGACATTCGTCATCGACACCGACCGCACGGTGCTCGAGGTGTTCTCCAGCGAGCTCAACATGGAGGCCCATGCCGACAAGGCGCTGAAGGTGTTGCGCGAGCGCCAGTCCGCCTAG